A stretch of the Eulemur rufifrons isolate Redbay chromosome 20, OSU_ERuf_1, whole genome shotgun sequence genome encodes the following:
- the TLDC2 gene encoding TLD domain-containing protein 2 isoform X1 has product MRGLRWRYTRLPSQVEDALSGEEGEEEEEEEEEAAPAPAPAAEDPPEPQLTAASQVLGASEIRQLSFHLPPRVSGHPWSLVFCTSRDGFSLRSLYRQMEGRSGPALLVLRDQDGQTFGAFSSSAIRLSKGFYGTGETFLFSFSPQLKVFKWTGSNSFFVKGDLDSLMMGSGSGQFGLWLDGDLYHGGSYPCATFNNEVLARQEQFCIKELEAWVLS; this is encoded by the exons ATGAGGGGCCTCCGCTGGCGTTACACGCGGCTG CCCAGCCAGGTGGAGGATGCTCTgtctggggaggagggtgaggaagaggaggaggaagaggaggaagcagccccagccccagctcctgctgCTGAAGACCCCCCGGAGCCCCAGCTGACAGCAGCCAGCCAGGTTCTGGGCGCCTCAGAGATTAGGCAG ctcAGCTTCCACCTCCCCCCGAGAGTCAGTGGACATCCCTGGAGTCTGGTCTTCTGCACCTCGAGGGACGGCTTCAGCCTGCGGAGCCTGTACCGGCAGATGGAGGGGCGCAGCGGGCCGGCGCTGCTGGTGCTGCGGGACCAGGACGGGCAG ACCTTTGGAGCCTTCTCCTCCTCAGCTATCCGACTCAGCAAAGGCTTCTATGGTACCGGCGAGAcattcctcttctccttctccccacaGCTGAAG GTCTTTAAGTGGACAGGAAGCAACTCTTTCTTTGTGAAAGGAGACTTGGATTCACTGATGATGGGCAGTGGCAG tGGCCAGTTTGGGCTGTGGTTGGACGGAGACTTGTACCACGGAGGAAGCTACCCTTGTGCAACCTTCAACAACGAGGTGCTGGCCCGGCAGGAGCAGTTCTGCATCAAGGAGCTGGAGGCCTGGGTTCTGAGCTGA
- the TLDC2 gene encoding TLD domain-containing protein 2 isoform X2 translates to MRGLRWRYTRLPSQVEDALSGEEGEEEEEEEEEAAPAPAPAAEDPPEPQLTAASQVLGASEIRQLSFHLPPRVSGHPWSLVFCTSRDGFSLRSLYRQMEGRSGPALLVLRDQDGQVFKWTGSNSFFVKGDLDSLMMGSGSGQFGLWLDGDLYHGGSYPCATFNNEVLARQEQFCIKELEAWVLS, encoded by the exons ATGAGGGGCCTCCGCTGGCGTTACACGCGGCTG CCCAGCCAGGTGGAGGATGCTCTgtctggggaggagggtgaggaagaggaggaggaagaggaggaagcagccccagccccagctcctgctgCTGAAGACCCCCCGGAGCCCCAGCTGACAGCAGCCAGCCAGGTTCTGGGCGCCTCAGAGATTAGGCAG ctcAGCTTCCACCTCCCCCCGAGAGTCAGTGGACATCCCTGGAGTCTGGTCTTCTGCACCTCGAGGGACGGCTTCAGCCTGCGGAGCCTGTACCGGCAGATGGAGGGGCGCAGCGGGCCGGCGCTGCTGGTGCTGCGGGACCAGGACGGGCAG GTCTTTAAGTGGACAGGAAGCAACTCTTTCTTTGTGAAAGGAGACTTGGATTCACTGATGATGGGCAGTGGCAG tGGCCAGTTTGGGCTGTGGTTGGACGGAGACTTGTACCACGGAGGAAGCTACCCTTGTGCAACCTTCAACAACGAGGTGCTGGCCCGGCAGGAGCAGTTCTGCATCAAGGAGCTGGAGGCCTGGGTTCTGAGCTGA